One window of Bos indicus isolate NIAB-ARS_2022 breed Sahiwal x Tharparkar chromosome 18, NIAB-ARS_B.indTharparkar_mat_pri_1.0, whole genome shotgun sequence genomic DNA carries:
- the EXOC3L1 gene encoding exocyst complex component 3-like protein isoform X2, which yields MNTVAQRSAHFACSNPDLCPHSTPAPPAMDSAARDKTQPALPTGLEWPEQERAEQLARGAALKWASGIFYRPEQLARLGQYRNREVQRTCSLEARIKSVVQSYLEGVKTGVWQLAQALEAVQGAREALGQARGLLRDMAEAAQTLEPLREQVVEHKQLQALSQLLPRLRAVPAAVAHTQTLIDAQRLLEAYVSLRELEQLQEETCVPLGGLELPVFEGLGPLAEALGQAVEAAAGAAGQLARENPALLVAAVRVAEVDAGCITSLEQAPRDWRQRCLRALQQGLERVHFGTSLQPGPGELAKWLEALRVALPAELAMAEALVAPCCPPHYKVVQLWAHTLHGGLRRCLQQLLEGPELEEADTFTLLHWVLHVYQGPEMMGSLELGPEADVSDLEPLLTLENIEQLEATFVAKVQAKVAQWLQKALDGEVVEWGREQEPDTDLSGFYHSPLPAIVLQILEENIRVTRIVSVSLEQRVHGMALSELSAFLRSFTDALIRFSRDHLRGEAVVPHYVPYLLATLNHQLALSPNGWFPESWLRWRQSWTSCRRGSVAWCWRRCWRSYRRGFRGRWGWEEEIQRMHGGLCRGMLGLNRRSNYVSKLRSQPLFAALPSRRWLSSPELLDDVCKRTARFCQNFQHVRNPAVQLLLVEAERTVVLQYLSALMQGRLVCRGADERTQAAERMQHDAAQLQELFLGLGLEESVQCVPVLLALKELLNLRDPTLLGLEVAGLRQQFPDVRCEDGPGREETQERLGGANAPVTPQRGSRLRPPGPARRRVPRAAPGRTQLSAGRPAALAPSWSPSTFQPRANTCTLAGLLLPLRVLCLTPDCPQNKVTSPYA from the exons ATGAACACAGTAGCTCAGAGGAGCGCCCACTTTGCCTGCTCTAACCCGGACCTTTGCCCTCACTCCACTccagctcctccagccatggACTCGGCAGCCAGGGACAAAACGCAACCCGCACTCCCCACTG GGCTGGAGTGGCCGGAGCAGGAAAGGGCGGAGCAGCTGGCCCGGGGTGCAGCACTCAAGTGGGCCTCGGGCATCTTCTACCGGCCAGAGCAGCTGGCCAGGCTGGGTCAGTACCGGAACCGTGAGGTGCAGCGGACCTGTTCTCTGGAAGCGCGCATCAAG TCGGTGGTGCAGTCATACCTGGAGGGTGTGAAGACCGGGGTGTGGCAGCTGGCCCAGGCCCTTGAGGCCGTACAGGGAGCCCGCGAGGCCCTGGGCCAGGCCCGTGGGCTGCTCCGGGATATGGCTGAGGCTGCACAGACCCTAGAACCCCTGCGGGAGCAGGTTGTGGAACACAAACAACTGCAGGCCCTGTCTCAGCTGTTGCCCCGGCTGCGAGCTG TGCCAGCTGCAGTGGCCCACACACAGACCCTGATTGATGCCCAGCGGCTCTTGGAGGCCTATGTGAGCCTTCGGGAACTGGAGCAGCTGCAAGAGGAGACGTGCGTACCTCTTGGGGGCCTGGAGTTGCCAGTCTTTGAGGGGCTGGGCCCTCTGGCTGAGGCTCTGGGCCAGGCTGTGGAAGCGGCCGCAGGGGCTGCAGGGCAGCTGGCCCGGGAGAACCCAGCCTTGCTGGTGGCTGCTGTGCGTGTGGCCGAGGTGGATGCTGGGTGCATCACCTCCCTGGAGCAGGCTCCACGGGACTGGCGGCAGCGCTGTCTGCGTGCACTACAGCAGGGCTTGGAGCGGGTCCACTTCGGGACATCTCTGCAGCCTGGGCCTGGGGAACTAGCAAAGTGGCTGGAGGCTCTGCGGGTGGCTCTGCCAGCTGAGTTGGCCATGGCTGAGGCTCTGGTAGCACCCTGCTGCCCACCACACTACAAAGTTGTCCAGTTGTGGGCCCACACCCTGCATGGAGGCCTGCGGCGCTGCCTGCAGCAACTCCTGGAAGGGCCTGAGTTGGAAGAAGCCGACACCTTCACCCTGCTGCACTGGGTGCTGCATGTGTACCAGGG GCCAGAAATGATGGGGAGCCTGGAGTTGGGGCCTGAGGCTGACGTGTCTGATCTGGAGCCCCTCCTGACCCTGGAAAACATTGAGCAGCTGGAGGCAACATTTGTGGCCAAAGTCCAG GCAAAGGTGGCCCAGTGGCTGCAGAAGGCACTGGATGGGGAGGTAGTCGAGTGGGGCCGAGAGCAGGAACCCGACACAGACCTGTCTGGCTTCTACCACTCGCCATTGCCAGCCATCGTGCTGCAG ATCCTGGAAGAGAACATTCGTGTGACCAGAATAGTCAGTGTGTCACTGGAGCAGCGGGTGCATGGCATGGCACTATCAGAACTGAGTGCCTTCCTGAGGAG CTTCACCGATGCTCTGATCCGATTCTCCCGAGACCATCTCAGGGGGGAAGCAGTGGTCCCTCATTACGTGCCCTACCTACTGGCCACCCTCAACCACCAGTTAGCACTCAG CCCAAATGGGTGGTTCCCGGAGTCTTGGCTCCGGTGGAGGCAGAGCTGGACAAGTTGCAGAAGAGGATCTGTCGCCTGGTGTTGGAGGCGCTGCTGGCGGAGCTACAGGCGAGGCTTCAGGGGGAGATGGGGTTGGGAGGAGGAGATACAGCGTATGCATGGGGGCCTCTGCCGGGGAATGCTGGGTCTGAATCGTCGCTCCAACTACGTCTCTAAACTCCGTTCCCAGCCCCTATTCGCGGCTCTGCCCTCGCGTCGCTGGCTCTCAAGCCCAGAGCTGCTGGATGACGTGTGCAAGCGGACGGCGCGATTCTGCCAGAACTTTCAGCACGTGCGGAATCCCGCGGTCCAG CTGTTGCTGGTCGAGGCGGAGCGTACGGTGGTGCTGCAGTACTTAAGTGCGCTGATGCAAGGCCGCCTAGTCTGCCGCGGTGCTGACGAGAGGACCCAGGCGGCCGAGCGCATGCAGCACGATGCGGCCCAGCTTCAGGAGCTTTTCCTCGGTTTG GGCCTGGAGGAGAGCGTTCAGTGTGTGCCAGTGCTGCTTGCATTGAAGGAGCTGCTGAACCTCCGCGACCCCACGCTACTTGGCCTCGAGGTGGCAGGCTTGCGGCAACAGTTTCCCGACGTGAGGTGCGAAGACGGGCCGGGAAGGGAGGAGACCCAGGAGCGGCTGGGCGGGGCTAACGCACCCGTCACTCCACAGCGAGGATCACGTCTCCGCCCTCCTGGACCTGCGCGGAGACGTGTCCCGAGAGCAGCGCCTGGCCGCACTCAGCTCTCTGCGGGCCGGCCCGCAGCCCTCGCCCCAAGCTGGTCGCCGAGCACTTTTCAGCCTCGTGCCAACACCTGCACCCTCGCTGGCCTCCTGCTTCCCCTCAGGGTCCTGTGCCTGACCCCTGACTGCCCGCAGAATAAAGTCACGTCCCCGTACGCCTGA
- the EXOC3L1 gene encoding exocyst complex component 3-like protein isoform X7 produces MNTVAQRSAHFACSNPDLCPHSTPAPPAMDSAARDKTQPALPTGSSCPGLEWPEQERAEQLARGAALKWASGIFYRPEQLARLGQYRNREVQRTCSLEARIKSVVQSYLEGVKTGVWQLAQALEAVQGAREALGQARGLLRDMAEAAQTLEPLREQVVEHKQLQALSQLLPRLRAVPAAVAHTQTLIDAQRLLEAYVSLRELEQLQEETCVPLGGLELPVFEGLGPLAEALGQAVEAAAGAAGQLARENPALLVAAVRVAEVDAGCITSLEQAPRDWRQRCLRALQQGLERVHFGTSLQPGPGELAKWLEALRVALPAELAMAEALVAPCCPPHYKVVQLWAHTLHGGLRRCLQQLLEGPELEEADTFTLLHWVLHVYQGPEMMGSLELGPEADVSDLEPLLTLENIEQLEATFVAKVQAKVAQWLQKALDGEVVEWGREQEPDTDLSGFYHSPLPAIVLQLHRCSDPILPRPSQGGSSGPSLRALPTGHPQPPVSTQPKWVVPGVLAPVEAELDKLQKRICRLVLEALLAELQPLFAALPSRRWLSSPELLDDVCKRTARFCQNFQHVRNPAVQLLLVEAERTVVLQYLSALMQGRLVCRGADERTQAAERMQHDAAQLQELFLGLGLEESVQCVPVLLALKELLNLRDPTLLGLEVAGLRQQFPDVRCEDGPGREETQERLGGANAPVTPQRGSRLRPPGPARRRVPRAAPGRTQLSAGRPAALAPSWSPSTFQPRANTCTLAGLLLPLRVLCLTPDCPQNKVTSPYA; encoded by the exons ATGAACACAGTAGCTCAGAGGAGCGCCCACTTTGCCTGCTCTAACCCGGACCTTTGCCCTCACTCCACTccagctcctccagccatggACTCGGCAGCCAGGGACAAAACGCAACCCGCACTCCCCACTG GCTCTTCCTGCCCAGGGCTGGAGTGGCCGGAGCAGGAAAGGGCGGAGCAGCTGGCCCGGGGTGCAGCACTCAAGTGGGCCTCGGGCATCTTCTACCGGCCAGAGCAGCTGGCCAGGCTGGGTCAGTACCGGAACCGTGAGGTGCAGCGGACCTGTTCTCTGGAAGCGCGCATCAAG TCGGTGGTGCAGTCATACCTGGAGGGTGTGAAGACCGGGGTGTGGCAGCTGGCCCAGGCCCTTGAGGCCGTACAGGGAGCCCGCGAGGCCCTGGGCCAGGCCCGTGGGCTGCTCCGGGATATGGCTGAGGCTGCACAGACCCTAGAACCCCTGCGGGAGCAGGTTGTGGAACACAAACAACTGCAGGCCCTGTCTCAGCTGTTGCCCCGGCTGCGAGCTG TGCCAGCTGCAGTGGCCCACACACAGACCCTGATTGATGCCCAGCGGCTCTTGGAGGCCTATGTGAGCCTTCGGGAACTGGAGCAGCTGCAAGAGGAGACGTGCGTACCTCTTGGGGGCCTGGAGTTGCCAGTCTTTGAGGGGCTGGGCCCTCTGGCTGAGGCTCTGGGCCAGGCTGTGGAAGCGGCCGCAGGGGCTGCAGGGCAGCTGGCCCGGGAGAACCCAGCCTTGCTGGTGGCTGCTGTGCGTGTGGCCGAGGTGGATGCTGGGTGCATCACCTCCCTGGAGCAGGCTCCACGGGACTGGCGGCAGCGCTGTCTGCGTGCACTACAGCAGGGCTTGGAGCGGGTCCACTTCGGGACATCTCTGCAGCCTGGGCCTGGGGAACTAGCAAAGTGGCTGGAGGCTCTGCGGGTGGCTCTGCCAGCTGAGTTGGCCATGGCTGAGGCTCTGGTAGCACCCTGCTGCCCACCACACTACAAAGTTGTCCAGTTGTGGGCCCACACCCTGCATGGAGGCCTGCGGCGCTGCCTGCAGCAACTCCTGGAAGGGCCTGAGTTGGAAGAAGCCGACACCTTCACCCTGCTGCACTGGGTGCTGCATGTGTACCAGGG GCCAGAAATGATGGGGAGCCTGGAGTTGGGGCCTGAGGCTGACGTGTCTGATCTGGAGCCCCTCCTGACCCTGGAAAACATTGAGCAGCTGGAGGCAACATTTGTGGCCAAAGTCCAG GCAAAGGTGGCCCAGTGGCTGCAGAAGGCACTGGATGGGGAGGTAGTCGAGTGGGGCCGAGAGCAGGAACCCGACACAGACCTGTCTGGCTTCTACCACTCGCCATTGCCAGCCATCGTGCTGCAG CTTCACCGATGCTCTGATCCGATTCTCCCGAGACCATCTCAGGGGGGAAGCAGTGGTCCCTCATTACGTGCCCTACCTACTGGCCACCCTCAACCACCAGTTAGCACTCAG CCCAAATGGGTGGTTCCCGGAGTCTTGGCTCCGGTGGAGGCAGAGCTGGACAAGTTGCAGAAGAGGATCTGTCGCCTGGTGTTGGAGGCGCTGCTGGCGGAGCTACAG CCCCTATTCGCGGCTCTGCCCTCGCGTCGCTGGCTCTCAAGCCCAGAGCTGCTGGATGACGTGTGCAAGCGGACGGCGCGATTCTGCCAGAACTTTCAGCACGTGCGGAATCCCGCGGTCCAG CTGTTGCTGGTCGAGGCGGAGCGTACGGTGGTGCTGCAGTACTTAAGTGCGCTGATGCAAGGCCGCCTAGTCTGCCGCGGTGCTGACGAGAGGACCCAGGCGGCCGAGCGCATGCAGCACGATGCGGCCCAGCTTCAGGAGCTTTTCCTCGGTTTG GGCCTGGAGGAGAGCGTTCAGTGTGTGCCAGTGCTGCTTGCATTGAAGGAGCTGCTGAACCTCCGCGACCCCACGCTACTTGGCCTCGAGGTGGCAGGCTTGCGGCAACAGTTTCCCGACGTGAGGTGCGAAGACGGGCCGGGAAGGGAGGAGACCCAGGAGCGGCTGGGCGGGGCTAACGCACCCGTCACTCCACAGCGAGGATCACGTCTCCGCCCTCCTGGACCTGCGCGGAGACGTGTCCCGAGAGCAGCGCCTGGCCGCACTCAGCTCTCTGCGGGCCGGCCCGCAGCCCTCGCCCCAAGCTGGTCGCCGAGCACTTTTCAGCCTCGTGCCAACACCTGCACCCTCGCTGGCCTCCTGCTTCCCCTCAGGGTCCTGTGCCTGACCCCTGACTGCCCGCAGAATAAAGTCACGTCCCCGTACGCCTGA
- the EXOC3L1 gene encoding exocyst complex component 3-like protein isoform X3, whose protein sequence is MDSAARDKTQPALPTGSSCPGLEWPEQERAEQLARGAALKWASGIFYRPEQLARLGQYRNREVQRTCSLEARIKSVVQSYLEGVKTGVWQLAQALEAVQGAREALGQARGLLRDMAEAAQTLEPLREQVVEHKQLQALSQLLPRLRAVPAAVAHTQTLIDAQRLLEAYVSLRELEQLQEETCVPLGGLELPVFEGLGPLAEALGQAVEAAAGAAGQLARENPALLVAAVRVAEVDAGCITSLEQAPRDWRQRCLRALQQGLERVHFGTSLQPGPGELAKWLEALRVALPAELAMAEALVAPCCPPHYKVVQLWAHTLHGGLRRCLQQLLEGPELEEADTFTLLHWVLHVYQGPEMMGSLELGPEADVSDLEPLLTLENIEQLEATFVAKVQAKVAQWLQKALDGEVVEWGREQEPDTDLSGFYHSPLPAIVLQILEENIRVTRIVSVSLEQRVHGMALSELSAFLRSFTDALIRFSRDHLRGEAVVPHYVPYLLATLNHQLALSPNGWFPESWLRWRQSWTSCRRGSVAWCWRRCWRSYRRGFRGRWGWEEEIQRMHGGLCRGMLGLNRRSNYVSKLRSQPLFAALPSRRWLSSPELLDDVCKRTARFCQNFQHVRNPAVQLLLVEAERTVVLQYLSALMQGRLVCRGADERTQAAERMQHDAAQLQELFLGLGLEESVQCVPVLLALKELLNLRDPTLLGLEVAGLRQQFPDVRCEDGPGREETQERLGGANAPVTPQRGSRLRPPGPARRRVPRAAPGRTQLSAGRPAALAPSWSPSTFQPRANTCTLAGLLLPLRVLCLTPDCPQNKVTSPYA, encoded by the exons atggACTCGGCAGCCAGGGACAAAACGCAACCCGCACTCCCCACTG GCTCTTCCTGCCCAGGGCTGGAGTGGCCGGAGCAGGAAAGGGCGGAGCAGCTGGCCCGGGGTGCAGCACTCAAGTGGGCCTCGGGCATCTTCTACCGGCCAGAGCAGCTGGCCAGGCTGGGTCAGTACCGGAACCGTGAGGTGCAGCGGACCTGTTCTCTGGAAGCGCGCATCAAG TCGGTGGTGCAGTCATACCTGGAGGGTGTGAAGACCGGGGTGTGGCAGCTGGCCCAGGCCCTTGAGGCCGTACAGGGAGCCCGCGAGGCCCTGGGCCAGGCCCGTGGGCTGCTCCGGGATATGGCTGAGGCTGCACAGACCCTAGAACCCCTGCGGGAGCAGGTTGTGGAACACAAACAACTGCAGGCCCTGTCTCAGCTGTTGCCCCGGCTGCGAGCTG TGCCAGCTGCAGTGGCCCACACACAGACCCTGATTGATGCCCAGCGGCTCTTGGAGGCCTATGTGAGCCTTCGGGAACTGGAGCAGCTGCAAGAGGAGACGTGCGTACCTCTTGGGGGCCTGGAGTTGCCAGTCTTTGAGGGGCTGGGCCCTCTGGCTGAGGCTCTGGGCCAGGCTGTGGAAGCGGCCGCAGGGGCTGCAGGGCAGCTGGCCCGGGAGAACCCAGCCTTGCTGGTGGCTGCTGTGCGTGTGGCCGAGGTGGATGCTGGGTGCATCACCTCCCTGGAGCAGGCTCCACGGGACTGGCGGCAGCGCTGTCTGCGTGCACTACAGCAGGGCTTGGAGCGGGTCCACTTCGGGACATCTCTGCAGCCTGGGCCTGGGGAACTAGCAAAGTGGCTGGAGGCTCTGCGGGTGGCTCTGCCAGCTGAGTTGGCCATGGCTGAGGCTCTGGTAGCACCCTGCTGCCCACCACACTACAAAGTTGTCCAGTTGTGGGCCCACACCCTGCATGGAGGCCTGCGGCGCTGCCTGCAGCAACTCCTGGAAGGGCCTGAGTTGGAAGAAGCCGACACCTTCACCCTGCTGCACTGGGTGCTGCATGTGTACCAGGG GCCAGAAATGATGGGGAGCCTGGAGTTGGGGCCTGAGGCTGACGTGTCTGATCTGGAGCCCCTCCTGACCCTGGAAAACATTGAGCAGCTGGAGGCAACATTTGTGGCCAAAGTCCAG GCAAAGGTGGCCCAGTGGCTGCAGAAGGCACTGGATGGGGAGGTAGTCGAGTGGGGCCGAGAGCAGGAACCCGACACAGACCTGTCTGGCTTCTACCACTCGCCATTGCCAGCCATCGTGCTGCAG ATCCTGGAAGAGAACATTCGTGTGACCAGAATAGTCAGTGTGTCACTGGAGCAGCGGGTGCATGGCATGGCACTATCAGAACTGAGTGCCTTCCTGAGGAG CTTCACCGATGCTCTGATCCGATTCTCCCGAGACCATCTCAGGGGGGAAGCAGTGGTCCCTCATTACGTGCCCTACCTACTGGCCACCCTCAACCACCAGTTAGCACTCAG CCCAAATGGGTGGTTCCCGGAGTCTTGGCTCCGGTGGAGGCAGAGCTGGACAAGTTGCAGAAGAGGATCTGTCGCCTGGTGTTGGAGGCGCTGCTGGCGGAGCTACAGGCGAGGCTTCAGGGGGAGATGGGGTTGGGAGGAGGAGATACAGCGTATGCATGGGGGCCTCTGCCGGGGAATGCTGGGTCTGAATCGTCGCTCCAACTACGTCTCTAAACTCCGTTCCCAGCCCCTATTCGCGGCTCTGCCCTCGCGTCGCTGGCTCTCAAGCCCAGAGCTGCTGGATGACGTGTGCAAGCGGACGGCGCGATTCTGCCAGAACTTTCAGCACGTGCGGAATCCCGCGGTCCAG CTGTTGCTGGTCGAGGCGGAGCGTACGGTGGTGCTGCAGTACTTAAGTGCGCTGATGCAAGGCCGCCTAGTCTGCCGCGGTGCTGACGAGAGGACCCAGGCGGCCGAGCGCATGCAGCACGATGCGGCCCAGCTTCAGGAGCTTTTCCTCGGTTTG GGCCTGGAGGAGAGCGTTCAGTGTGTGCCAGTGCTGCTTGCATTGAAGGAGCTGCTGAACCTCCGCGACCCCACGCTACTTGGCCTCGAGGTGGCAGGCTTGCGGCAACAGTTTCCCGACGTGAGGTGCGAAGACGGGCCGGGAAGGGAGGAGACCCAGGAGCGGCTGGGCGGGGCTAACGCACCCGTCACTCCACAGCGAGGATCACGTCTCCGCCCTCCTGGACCTGCGCGGAGACGTGTCCCGAGAGCAGCGCCTGGCCGCACTCAGCTCTCTGCGGGCCGGCCCGCAGCCCTCGCCCCAAGCTGGTCGCCGAGCACTTTTCAGCCTCGTGCCAACACCTGCACCCTCGCTGGCCTCCTGCTTCCCCTCAGGGTCCTGTGCCTGACCCCTGACTGCCCGCAGAATAAAGTCACGTCCCCGTACGCCTGA
- the EXOC3L1 gene encoding exocyst complex component 3-like protein isoform X1, translating to MNTVAQRSAHFACSNPDLCPHSTPAPPAMDSAARDKTQPALPTGSSCPGLEWPEQERAEQLARGAALKWASGIFYRPEQLARLGQYRNREVQRTCSLEARIKSVVQSYLEGVKTGVWQLAQALEAVQGAREALGQARGLLRDMAEAAQTLEPLREQVVEHKQLQALSQLLPRLRAVPAAVAHTQTLIDAQRLLEAYVSLRELEQLQEETCVPLGGLELPVFEGLGPLAEALGQAVEAAAGAAGQLARENPALLVAAVRVAEVDAGCITSLEQAPRDWRQRCLRALQQGLERVHFGTSLQPGPGELAKWLEALRVALPAELAMAEALVAPCCPPHYKVVQLWAHTLHGGLRRCLQQLLEGPELEEADTFTLLHWVLHVYQGPEMMGSLELGPEADVSDLEPLLTLENIEQLEATFVAKVQAKVAQWLQKALDGEVVEWGREQEPDTDLSGFYHSPLPAIVLQILEENIRVTRIVSVSLEQRVHGMALSELSAFLRSFTDALIRFSRDHLRGEAVVPHYVPYLLATLNHQLALSPNGWFPESWLRWRQSWTSCRRGSVAWCWRRCWRSYRRGFRGRWGWEEEIQRMHGGLCRGMLGLNRRSNYVSKLRSQPLFAALPSRRWLSSPELLDDVCKRTARFCQNFQHVRNPAVQLLLVEAERTVVLQYLSALMQGRLVCRGADERTQAAERMQHDAAQLQELFLGLGLEESVQCVPVLLALKELLNLRDPTLLGLEVAGLRQQFPDVRCEDGPGREETQERLGGANAPVTPQRGSRLRPPGPARRRVPRAAPGRTQLSAGRPAALAPSWSPSTFQPRANTCTLAGLLLPLRVLCLTPDCPQNKVTSPYA from the exons ATGAACACAGTAGCTCAGAGGAGCGCCCACTTTGCCTGCTCTAACCCGGACCTTTGCCCTCACTCCACTccagctcctccagccatggACTCGGCAGCCAGGGACAAAACGCAACCCGCACTCCCCACTG GCTCTTCCTGCCCAGGGCTGGAGTGGCCGGAGCAGGAAAGGGCGGAGCAGCTGGCCCGGGGTGCAGCACTCAAGTGGGCCTCGGGCATCTTCTACCGGCCAGAGCAGCTGGCCAGGCTGGGTCAGTACCGGAACCGTGAGGTGCAGCGGACCTGTTCTCTGGAAGCGCGCATCAAG TCGGTGGTGCAGTCATACCTGGAGGGTGTGAAGACCGGGGTGTGGCAGCTGGCCCAGGCCCTTGAGGCCGTACAGGGAGCCCGCGAGGCCCTGGGCCAGGCCCGTGGGCTGCTCCGGGATATGGCTGAGGCTGCACAGACCCTAGAACCCCTGCGGGAGCAGGTTGTGGAACACAAACAACTGCAGGCCCTGTCTCAGCTGTTGCCCCGGCTGCGAGCTG TGCCAGCTGCAGTGGCCCACACACAGACCCTGATTGATGCCCAGCGGCTCTTGGAGGCCTATGTGAGCCTTCGGGAACTGGAGCAGCTGCAAGAGGAGACGTGCGTACCTCTTGGGGGCCTGGAGTTGCCAGTCTTTGAGGGGCTGGGCCCTCTGGCTGAGGCTCTGGGCCAGGCTGTGGAAGCGGCCGCAGGGGCTGCAGGGCAGCTGGCCCGGGAGAACCCAGCCTTGCTGGTGGCTGCTGTGCGTGTGGCCGAGGTGGATGCTGGGTGCATCACCTCCCTGGAGCAGGCTCCACGGGACTGGCGGCAGCGCTGTCTGCGTGCACTACAGCAGGGCTTGGAGCGGGTCCACTTCGGGACATCTCTGCAGCCTGGGCCTGGGGAACTAGCAAAGTGGCTGGAGGCTCTGCGGGTGGCTCTGCCAGCTGAGTTGGCCATGGCTGAGGCTCTGGTAGCACCCTGCTGCCCACCACACTACAAAGTTGTCCAGTTGTGGGCCCACACCCTGCATGGAGGCCTGCGGCGCTGCCTGCAGCAACTCCTGGAAGGGCCTGAGTTGGAAGAAGCCGACACCTTCACCCTGCTGCACTGGGTGCTGCATGTGTACCAGGG GCCAGAAATGATGGGGAGCCTGGAGTTGGGGCCTGAGGCTGACGTGTCTGATCTGGAGCCCCTCCTGACCCTGGAAAACATTGAGCAGCTGGAGGCAACATTTGTGGCCAAAGTCCAG GCAAAGGTGGCCCAGTGGCTGCAGAAGGCACTGGATGGGGAGGTAGTCGAGTGGGGCCGAGAGCAGGAACCCGACACAGACCTGTCTGGCTTCTACCACTCGCCATTGCCAGCCATCGTGCTGCAG ATCCTGGAAGAGAACATTCGTGTGACCAGAATAGTCAGTGTGTCACTGGAGCAGCGGGTGCATGGCATGGCACTATCAGAACTGAGTGCCTTCCTGAGGAG CTTCACCGATGCTCTGATCCGATTCTCCCGAGACCATCTCAGGGGGGAAGCAGTGGTCCCTCATTACGTGCCCTACCTACTGGCCACCCTCAACCACCAGTTAGCACTCAG CCCAAATGGGTGGTTCCCGGAGTCTTGGCTCCGGTGGAGGCAGAGCTGGACAAGTTGCAGAAGAGGATCTGTCGCCTGGTGTTGGAGGCGCTGCTGGCGGAGCTACAGGCGAGGCTTCAGGGGGAGATGGGGTTGGGAGGAGGAGATACAGCGTATGCATGGGGGCCTCTGCCGGGGAATGCTGGGTCTGAATCGTCGCTCCAACTACGTCTCTAAACTCCGTTCCCAGCCCCTATTCGCGGCTCTGCCCTCGCGTCGCTGGCTCTCAAGCCCAGAGCTGCTGGATGACGTGTGCAAGCGGACGGCGCGATTCTGCCAGAACTTTCAGCACGTGCGGAATCCCGCGGTCCAG CTGTTGCTGGTCGAGGCGGAGCGTACGGTGGTGCTGCAGTACTTAAGTGCGCTGATGCAAGGCCGCCTAGTCTGCCGCGGTGCTGACGAGAGGACCCAGGCGGCCGAGCGCATGCAGCACGATGCGGCCCAGCTTCAGGAGCTTTTCCTCGGTTTG GGCCTGGAGGAGAGCGTTCAGTGTGTGCCAGTGCTGCTTGCATTGAAGGAGCTGCTGAACCTCCGCGACCCCACGCTACTTGGCCTCGAGGTGGCAGGCTTGCGGCAACAGTTTCCCGACGTGAGGTGCGAAGACGGGCCGGGAAGGGAGGAGACCCAGGAGCGGCTGGGCGGGGCTAACGCACCCGTCACTCCACAGCGAGGATCACGTCTCCGCCCTCCTGGACCTGCGCGGAGACGTGTCCCGAGAGCAGCGCCTGGCCGCACTCAGCTCTCTGCGGGCCGGCCCGCAGCCCTCGCCCCAAGCTGGTCGCCGAGCACTTTTCAGCCTCGTGCCAACACCTGCACCCTCGCTGGCCTCCTGCTTCCCCTCAGGGTCCTGTGCCTGACCCCTGACTGCCCGCAGAATAAAGTCACGTCCCCGTACGCCTGA